CGACACCGGCTATAGCTGCGTCTATTCGTCGAACCTCAGTTGGCGCAGTGATACCAACTTCGTCACGAAGGAGGTCAATCCTCAGGCCTTATTCGATCGCTTGTTCGGCAACGGCAACTTCCAGGAAGAGGCCGAGAACCAATCGATCCGCAATCGCCGCAAGAAGAGCGTGCTCGACTTCGTGATGAACGATGCCAAGCGATTACAGCAGCGGCTGGGTGAAGTCGATCGACGGAAGATGGACGAGTACCTGCACAGTGTCCGCGATGTCGAACGGCGCGTGGCCCACAGCATCAAGCTGGAAGGGCAGGAAGTGGAGATGCCGGACTACGCTCGTCCGCAAGGTGTGCCGGCAGAGTTCGAAGAACATTGCCGCCTGATGCTCGATATGATCGTGCTGGCCTTCCAGACCGATTCGACGCGTATCGCCACCTTCATGATGAGCAACGCCAGTAGCAATCGTCCTTACCCGCAAGTCGGCGTGAGCGATGGTCACCACGACCTGTCGCATCACCAGAACGACAACGAAAAGCAAAAGCGAATTGCCCGGATTAATGGTTTCCATACCAAGCAGTTCGACTACTTGCTGACGAAGATGCGCGGGGTGAAAGAAGGGGACGGCACACTGCTGGACAATTGTATGTTGCTGTATGGCAGCGGCCTGTCGGACGGCAACCGCCACAATCACGACGACTTGCCGATCTTGATGGCAGGCCGCGGCGGCGGAGCCTTCAAGCCAGGACGTCACCTGCGCGTTCCAGACAAAACGCCGCTTTGCAACTTGTATGTGACGATGCTCGAAGTGATGGGAATCAACGCCGACAAGTTCAGCGACTCGAATGGTCGTGTGACCACTTTGGGGTAGTTTCCGCGCCAGGCCAGGCTAACTGTCTGGCGGCCGTCGCGACGAAGAGCCAGACAGTGGAGGCATTTCAGCCTCTTTAATCGCTACGACCTGTCATAGTGGCATCTCTTCCTGGTTCCTGGAATAGGGCGCTTGGACCCTATTCCAACCCGGCGTATATGATGGAATAGCAGCTTCATTCCTTCATTCCCGGCGACGGCCACTTGCAAAGAGA
This genomic interval from Bremerella sp. JC817 contains the following:
- a CDS encoding DUF1552 domain-containing protein codes for the protein MSSTMLSRRTILRGLGIAMAMPWLESVCPEARAAKVDSTEIKPPVRMGFFYVPNGMHMPDWQPKYEGELKELTPTLSHLAKHRSEIMPISGFELHNGWALGDGGGDHARSVASFLTGAHPHKTDGADIRNGISVDQYAANRLSHLTKFPSLELGLEPSAQSGSCDTGYSCVYSSNLSWRSDTNFVTKEVNPQALFDRLFGNGNFQEEAENQSIRNRRKKSVLDFVMNDAKRLQQRLGEVDRRKMDEYLHSVRDVERRVAHSIKLEGQEVEMPDYARPQGVPAEFEEHCRLMLDMIVLAFQTDSTRIATFMMSNASSNRPYPQVGVSDGHHDLSHHQNDNEKQKRIARINGFHTKQFDYLLTKMRGVKEGDGTLLDNCMLLYGSGLSDGNRHNHDDLPILMAGRGGGAFKPGRHLRVPDKTPLCNLYVTMLEVMGINADKFSDSNGRVTTLG